The region tcatttgagtttgttttcTTTCCTACTTAAGCATTAAAGTCTCCCATAATGATTGTGTGATTTGCTTTGTCTTGGTTGAGCAGTTCGTTAATTTCTTCGTAGACTGCATCTACATCTTCATCTGGGTAGCTGATTGTTGGCAAATACGCTTGAATGATTTTCAAGGTCTGTCTTTTGGAGATTTTAGAGatcttgcggaatgaagttactttaactggaacggcaacttcagaaatatcgattggatttcttgctcaaatttactctaacgcgaacgtatggttggttactgcaacaacagcgtcttgtcgcttaaactcgggataTGTGTCTCAATGTGCgctcaaaagaagggcatgtgtaagagcttgtaaccaactacatccaaatgtctctcttttgtttagtcaagtggttattagtcccacttcaagacaaaagactctaccttaagagctttgtttgagtaaacatgaatgaactcgcgataccactcaacatggattatgtcgggacccagcgttaatatccttatcatattattttgaaactagctaggccctatacgtttcaattaatattcttaggcctatatatataatattatttaataaaggctcgtcagctttgtcaatttcatattccaatttacttcgcaaagcctaatgaaatacatattctttatttctttcccctccttctgaatctctctcccccttcccctcctgtttctccttccctacattctccttattttccccctccttctcccctctatctgtactcgctctcaaacttgaccctcctataataacccactcgcactcctgtttccccctccccagtgattttgtcagggtttttctgttaggagggcgtgggcaGTTTCTCAAAGGcaaacgtttttacaaaatgggcgtaaaatatcacggcggccagcatccaaaagggagggtcaagaaggaagacaagaCGTCCCACGGGGAGCCCCCcctggctaccagcaaagcacctccttgtccacttccaatgccctcactctcctcctccctaccccctctcttaccaggcacaacctatgacatgttatatataaaaatgttatgcacctgctttactcttccagaagtatcgtatactgctggctcaagtaaaaccagaccattttacgggaacttaatccccttggcgttgaagtcaagctaaaaacttggttccgcaagctgatttggtgtacgccatgagcacacacaaaattatatatcaagtgtgacgtttggaacaaaaattattttcatataaatcaatcaatgattttcagcaacatgtagcatgtttattacccaaccaaattagatttccaataattggtctattaactggataatacataagtggtaattatgtagtctatgaggaaataggcaaactattgttctaaattatgacgtatttcatcataatttacggcacactatagattctcgcgtataatcctctagacgttaaagttaaagttaaagtaacttcatttcgcaaggtctctttTGATGATGACTTGTGCTACTCTGTCCGACTGGTTTTTGTAGCTTACAACATTTGATGCCAAGTCTTTTCGTATTAGGAAGCCGACTCCTCCAGTGCTGTTATTATCTTTACCCCTTGTGTAAAGCATGTGTCCACTCTTGAGTTCCAGACGTCTAACTTCGCATAGGCCGAGGATATcccatgtgatatgatcaagttctTTTTCCAACTCATGAAGTTTTGGTTCGCCAAGGAGGGTTCGCACATTATATGTGCAAATAGGCAATTCCTTTAGGGAGCCTGTCCTTTCCCAGTGGTTCTTAGCACCCTCTACTCTCGCCTCACCATAACCGCTCCCGTGGTCAGGGACTTGAGAGCTGCTGGGGACTGAGGGCCGTTTCATACTTTGTGCTGCCATATTAGTTGGGGGTTGTGGCCCTAACTCGTCACGCTGGCCACTGTTGCGGGTTGACGAGTGCTACGTTGATGTTAAGTAGCTCGGTCACTGTTGGTCACCCAGACAGGATCTGGGGGCTATATGGTACTACCACCCGGCAAGGGAATGAGCTGGCTGCTCATCCCCCCCCCTGGATTCTCCCGTAGGAGTGGATGTCAGTATGCCTCTGACAACCCTCaggttaatcgtgcaggtgcatctcatcggattccaaaacggcacacgtgcagaggcctattagtagTTTACAACgtcagggcaagtaggcctatatgggtaacgggtgttgggtaataagagatagtcacaagaaccacccaacccgagaaccgcgaataaAATAGTCCCGGAAAATAGCATTATATAATCTAGAATAGTCtagaatattaatattattatggttTCAGGGGAACTGTGCTAAACGATGATAGAAGTGATGAAGTAAATGCTCGTCGGTAAATATTGCATTGGATAATGCTGTAAATTTGACAACATCAAGCataccaaatttcttggagttgtatttatgaaaacctaacatacactgcaaaattgtgtcttacctgaggacactattttaagacgcgactttgaagccactttttagccatgtccttatgcaagtcatgtcttgcatggagaCATGGCTTGTGAAAGACAGGACTTTGAGCTATGTCCTTATCTAAGACATGACTAGCTACAAGACATCAACACAGTATGTAGCTAGCCTAAAGTCATGTCTTAATTATAAGAGCAGAATGGGACATGTCTTACTTCATGTCATAATAAAAGACGCATTATCGAATAAGTGACTTCTAACAAGTCACTAATTCTTCGAGTCGTGTCTTATCGCAATTTCATATGTCTCTAAACTAGACATGACTCATATGCATAAAGTCATGACTAACCACAAGACATGTGGTTATGGTATGTGACTTGCACAAAGACACTAAATTAAGACATGTCTACTGAGGACATGTCTCCATGCTAGACACACTTTTGCAGTGATAAGTGTGCTGGTATGTGAAATGCTGCTAATCTCTACTTACAGTAGCATGATTAGAAACGTGTGCTATATACAAACTATTTCAAATCGCTACTAATATTCCAGCCCACTCTCTCtactttattaaaatgttttataatagtTTAAAACTTGAATTGAACAGCTTTATGTTCAAACATTATACTAACGATCTACCAGAAACATTTAACACGGTTTTACCCAACATTGAGATACATAGTTTTAACCCAAATTAGAATTCTGGAAACCAATAATAACATTATATAATTACTTTATTCACTCTAATCCTATGCACTAGTATAAACTACAAAAAAAACCTTATGGATCCGTATATATTTTAAACTGGTTATAATTTATTGCATGCGCATAAGTGAGTTCATGACGTCATTTATAAACTTGTCGAATCTTGATCCTCAATCTTGAGTCTTGGTACAACTTCACTTCACACGATGACAAGAAATCTTCAGTTCCTATAAAGAGATGTATAACACAGAACACAATTCTAAGGTCCTGTTCTCTTCCACAGTTCATTGGACGTATTTTAAAAGTTAACTTGCTTTTAAAACCAAATAATACGTCATTTCACAacatttatcaatcaatcaataatcgcTCGTAGATACGACTAATTTCAGGATCTTTCATAATTTTCCATAACATATAGGAAAACATgattattttatacaaattatTTATAGATATCATTAGTAGACATCTGTAATCAATGTGAACAAAAGCATTGTATGATCTAGCTCCAGTAGTATTGCTACCTTCTGACAATTGAGCTACATTGTCAGTTTGACTTGGGCAATACAATAATCTTGGGTGAATAGTGTTTAACTACTCTTACATGTGCACTATATCACATAATGACATAATCCAAACAGTTCATACAAAAACAGCTTAAGTTCAACATTAACCACTATGGTTAGTACACAAATTACTCGGCCTTAAccatgtatataatattatacattttgCTTACATCTgtatacgtttgtgaagattatcattcatccaggtagtaaacagtataataataataataatacatgggatttataaagcgccctaCGATGTAAAAACAGCCTCAAGGCGCTGCACAGAATCTTAAAACTACATACACTAATACAAACTCAACTAGGGCCTACATGatgaacaaaatagtatacatgaaaaataatcatgataaagcTCATTAAACACACCTTAATATATATactaaaacataaaataatgtacAAGTTACACAATCAATAAAATACCGTAAGCTTGACCAGCAAACTACCGGTATAAATTCAGTCTAAACTCTGGAGACATATGTTTAAAAAGTAGCAAAATGAATAAGAttaaaaacgcttttaaaaagGCAGTATTTGCACACACCACATGCCACCTTATTTCACActtctaaaaacaatataattcaAGACCTTGCAGAAAATGAAATTGCACAACTGAAATGAGATGACGATCATATTGTCTAGCAAGATGCATTGAATAGATGAGTTTTGAGTCCTTTTTGAAAGAGTTTATGTTTGAAATTGAACGAAGCTTGAAAGGCAAGTTATTCCACACCTTTGGTGCAGCTGCGGCAAATGATCTTTCGCCGTAGAACTTGGTTTTACAGTTCTTTGGTGCTCGTGTACAAAGGAGAGCTTGTGAAGCCGATCGTAGAGTCCGCTGTGGCTTATACTCCTCAATAAGATCGCTAATATATCTAGGAGCCAACCCGTGCAGTGCCTTATAGGTAAGCAATGCGATCTTGTACACAATCCGCTGTTGCACGGGAAGCC is a window of Amphiura filiformis chromosome 2, Afil_fr2py, whole genome shotgun sequence DNA encoding:
- the LOC140142450 gene encoding craniofacial development protein 2-like; translated protein: MAAQSMKRPSVPSSSQVPDHGSGYGEARVEGAKNHWERTGSLKELPICTYNVRTLLGEPKLHELEKELDHITWDILGLCEVRRLELKSGHMLYTRGKDNNSTGGVGFLIRKDLASNVVSYKNQSDRVAQVIIKRDLAK